DNA from Variovorax sp. PBL-H6:
CCACGCCTTCGATCGGCGCCGCGCTGGACGGGGTAGGCGTGCAGGCCAGCGGAATGTGGCCTTCGCCTGCCATCAGGCCGGAGGTGGCATCGAGGCCGATCCATCCTGCGCCGGGCAGGTACACCTCGCACCACGCGTGCAGGTCGGTGAAGTCGACGGTGGTGCCGCTCGGGCCATCGAGCGCCTTCACGTCGGGCGTGAGCTGGATGAGGTAGCCCGAGACGAAGCGCGCCGCCAGCCCGCAGTGGCGCAGCAGCTGCACCAGCAGCCAGCCCGAGTCGCGGCAGGAGCCCGAGCCATTCGCCAGCGTCTCCTCGGGCGTCTGCACGCCGGGCTCCATGCGGATCAGGTAGTTGACGTCCTTCTGCACCTGCTGGTTGATACCGACCAGGAAATCGATGGTGCGCTGCGTCTTGCGGTCGACCTTCTCGAGGTAGGCGGCTACCAGCGGCGTGGCGGGATCGGCCACCAGGTAGGGGGCCAGCTCCTGCGCCTGCGATTCGGTGTACTTGAAGGGGAAGTTCTCGGCCTGCGGCTCGAGGAAGAAGTCGAAGGGGTTGTAGACCGCCATCTCGACCACCAGGTCGACCGTGACCTTGAACTCTCGCGCCTTCTCGGGGAACACAAGCCGCGCCAGGTAGTTCGCGAAGGGGTCCTGCTGCCAGTTGACGAAGTGCTGCTCGGGCTCGACCCGCAGCGAATAGGAGATGACGTTGCTGCGGCAATGCGGCGCCGGACGGAGGCGCACCACCTGAGGCCCCAGTTGCACCGGACGGTCGTACTTGTAGTGGGTGACGTGGTGAAGAGCGGCGTGGATGGACATTTTTTTCGATGGCGTCGAAGGGCCCCTGAACGAGGACGCATACTAGCTGACACGCATAGCAATTAGCGCGCCACAGAGCGCAGCCAAGGGAGGAATTGCAGCATGTCATCCATGAGTGTTTCTTGATGGCCGAGGCGCAGGACCGCGGCCTGGGTTTCTTCGCGCTGATGGGCGGCTCGGTGCTCGGCGCGGCCTTGCAGCTTCAGCAGTCGGCGTTGTGGGAGCACGCGGCCTATGCCGGGCTGCTGCTGGTCGCGGCGGCGGGCTGGCTGTTGCTGCACCGCGCGCGGTGGTGGTTCTTCCCGCGCGTGCTGCTGCCGGCACTGCTGCTCGCCGGCGCGATGGCCGGGGCCGGTCTTGCGGGCTGGCGTGCCTGCGCCCATGCCGACGACGCACTCGATCCCGCACTCGAAGGACGCGATCTGGCGTTGCTCGGCGTGGTCTCGCAGATGCCGCAGCCAGGCGATGGAGCGATGCGTTTTCTCTTCGATGTCGAGAGCGCTGCCTGGGCTGACGGTGCCGGGCGAGGGCTGCCGCGCCCGCCCGCGCGCGTCGCGCTTGGCTGGTATGCGGACAACACAGGCCTCTGGGGACGCGCGCCCGAGGAGGCCTCGCGCGCCGAACCCGTCGCGGCGCCAGGCACTGTGCACGCGGGCGAGCGCTGGCGCATGACGGTGCGGCTGAAGGCGCCGCATGGCACTCTGAACCCGCATGGCTTCGACCAGGAACTGCGGCTCTGGGAACAGGGCGTGCAGGCCAGCGGCTATGTGCGCACCGGCGCACGCGATGCGCCGCCGCAGCCGCAGGGCCAGACCTGGCTTCACCCGGTCGAGCGTGCGCGCGAGGCCGTGCGCGACGCGGTCTTCGAGCGCGTGGCCGAGCGCCGGACGGCCGGCGTGATCGCGGCCTTGGTCACGGGCGACCAGAACGCGATCGAACGTGCCGACTGGGACGTGTTCCGCGCCACCGGCGTTGCGCACCTGATGTCGATCTCCGGCCTGCACATCACGATGTTCGCCTGGCTCGCCGCGTGGCTGGTGGGCGCGGCTTGGCGGCGCAGCGTCCGGCTGATGCTGTGGGTGCCCGCGCCGCATGCGGCTCTGGTGGGCGGCGTGCTGCTGGCGGCGCTGTATGCGCTCTTCAGCGGCTGGGGCTTGCCCTCGCAACGCACGGTGTGGATGCTCGCCACGGTCGCGCTGTTGCGCCTTTCGGGGCGGCAGTGGCCCTGGCCCTTCGTCTGGCTGACGACGTGCGCGGTGGTCGTGGCGGTCGATCCCTGGGCGCTGATGCAGGCCGGTTTCTGGCTCAGCTTCGTGGCCGTGGGCGTGCTGTTCGCCACGGGCGCCTCCGATGAAGGCGGCACGGGCATCGCGGCGCGCCTGACCCGCATGGCGCGCGAGCAATGGGCGGTGACCCTGGCATTGACGCCGCTCAGCCTGCTGCTTTTTCAGCAGGTCTCGAGTGTCGGTCTGCTGGCCAATGCGATCGCCATACCGTGGGTCACGCTGGTGCTCACGCCGCTCGCCATGCTGGGTGTGTTGCTGCCGCCGTTGTGGGACCTGGCCGCCCGGGCAGTCCAGTGGCTGGCGCTGGTGCTGCAGTGGCTGGCCGAACTGCCGCTGGCCACGCTGGCGGCACCGGCGCCCGCGCTCTGGGCCAGCGTCGCCGGCGTGGCCGGCGGGGTGCTCCTGGCCATGCGCCTGCCGTGGGCGCTGCGAGTGCAGGGCCTGCCGCTGCTGTTGCCGGCGCTGCTCTGGCAAGCGCCGCGACCGCCTGCCGGCGAGTTCGAGCTGCTCGCCGCGGACATCGGGCAGGGCAATGCGGTGCTGGTGCGCACCGCCACCCACAGCCTCCTGTATGACGCCGGGCCGCGCTACAGCCTCGAAAGCGATGCCGGAAACCGCGTGCTGGTGCCGCTGCTGCGTGCGCTGGGCGAGCGGCTGGACACCGTCGTCCTGAGCCATCGCGACAGCGACCACACCGGCGGCGCGCCCGCGGTGCTGGCAATGCAGCCCGGGGCCGAGCTGCGCAGCTCGATCGAGGCCGGGCACCCCCTGCGGCAGCTGCGGCCGGTGCAGCGCTGCTTGGCCGGGCAGGCGTGGACCTGGGACGGCGTTCGCTTCGAGATCCTCCATCCGCAAGAGGCCGACTACGCCGGCGTCACCAAGCCCAATGCGGTCTCTTGCGTGCTGCACATCGGCAACGGGCGCGCGACTGCGCTGCTGACCGGCGACATCGAGCGCCTGCAGGAAGCGGCGCTGACGGCGCGCGCGCCCACCCTGCACGCCGATGTGCTGCTGGTCCCGCACCACGGCAGCAAGACTTCGTCGAGCGCCACGCTGCTCGAGGCGGTGCGGCCGCGCATCGCGTTGGTCCAGGCCGGGTACCGCAACCGCTTCGGGCACCCAGCCGCGGAGGTGACGGCGCGCTATGCGGAGCGTGGCATTGCCGTAGTCGACTCCGCGCATTGCGGCGCGGCCCGCTGGTCCAGCGCGCATCCCTCGGCCGTGCGCTGCGAACGGCAGGAAGAACAGCGCTACTGGCATCACCGGCTGCCGTGAATGCCTTCCTGGCGCTGCGTGCTGGCGCCGTGTTGGGGTTAGCGTGAGCACGGTTTCTGGCCTTGAACTTGCTAAGCTACGGCCTAGGAGATCGGTCGCCCATGCACAAATTCGACGAGATGTACGAGCAGCTGCCCTATCAAGGCGCCGCGATCCGCAACCACTACAAGCGCTACGACCAGTGGCTCGCGAAGCAGCCCCCCGACGTGATGCGTTCGCGCCGGGAGGAAGCGGAGATGATCTTCCGCCGTGTCGGCATCACCTTTGCCGTCTACGGCGCGAAAGACGAGGACGGCTCGGGCACCGAGCGCCTGATCCCCTTCGACCTGCTGCCGCGCATCATTCCCGCCCATGAATGGGAGCGCATGGAAAAGGGCCTGGTGCAGCGCGTCACGGCGCTCAACCGCTTCCTCCACGACGTCTACCACGGGCAGGAAATCATCAAGGCCGGTGTGATTCCGTCGGACCAGATCTTCAACAACGCGCAGTATCGGCCCGAGATGGTGGGTGTGAAAGTGCCCAACGACGTCTACTCGCACATCTCGGGCATCGACATCGTGCGCGCACCCGACGCCAGCGGCAACGGCGAGTACTACGTGCTCGAAGACAACCTGCGCGTGCCGAGCGGCGTGAGCTACATGCTCGAGAACCGCAAGATGATGATGCGGCTCTTCCCCGACCTCTTCAGCCAGAACCGCGTCGCGCCGGTGGCGCACTACCCCGACCTGCTGCTGGAGACCCTGCGCGCTTCCGCGCCGCCTGCCACCGCCGAACCCACGGTGGTGGTGCTCACGCCCGGCATGTACAACAGCGCCTACTTCGAGCACGCCTTTCTCGCGCAGCAGATGGGCGTGGAACTCGTCGAGGGGCAAGACCTCTTCGTCAAGGACGACTTCGTCTACATGCGCACGACCCGCGGGCCGCGGCGCGTGGATGTCATCTATCGCCGCGTCGACGACGACTTCCTCGACCCCGAGGTCTTCAGGCCGAGCTCCACCTTGGGCTGCGCCGGCCTGATGCGTGCGTACCGCGAGGGCAACGTGGTGATCTGCAATGCCGTGGGCACCGGAGTGGCCGACGACAAGTCGATCTATCCCTACGTGCCGAAGATGATCGAGTTCTACCTGGGCGAGCAGCCGATCCTCAAGAACGTACCGACCTGGGTGTGCCGCAACAAGGACGACCTCGACTACACGATGGCCCACATGAAGGACCTGGTGGTCAAGGAAGTCCACGGCGCCGGCGGCTACGGCATGCTGATCGGCCCGGCGGCGACGCAGGCCGAGATCGAGGACTTCAAGAAGGCCGTGCTGGCCAAGCCCGACGGCTACATCGCGCAGCCCACCCTGAGCCTGTCGACCTCGCCGACCTATGTCGAGTCGGGCATCGCGCCGCGGCACATCGACCTGCGGCCCTTCGTGCTCTCGGGCAAGGAGGTGCAGATGGTCCCTGGCGGGCTCACGCGCGTGGCGCTCAAGGAAGGCTCGCTGGTGGTCAACTCCTCGCAGGGCGGCGGCACCAAGGACACCTGGATCCTCGAGGGCGACCGGCGGGGCAAGCCGCGCAACGGAGACTCGGGCCAGGCCGAGACCCCCCGGAAGCAGACCCAGACGCAAACACAGTCGAGCTGATCAGGAGAGCATCTGCCATGTTGTCACGCACCGCCGATCACCTCTACTGGATGTCGCGCTACACCGAGCGGGCCGGCGATATGCCGAAGGCATTCGCGGGGGCGACTGACAACTGCGCGAAGCGCTTGTCATGTCGCCACCAAAACACGCCAAAGCGCGATAGCGCTTTCGGGGTTTGAGGCCATTACAGGGAACCGCCACATGCTTTCACGCACCGCCGATCACCTCTACTGGATGTCGCGCTACACCGAGCGGGCCGGCGATATGCCGAAGGCATTCGCGGGGGCGACTGACAACTGCGCGAAGCGCTTGTCATGTCGCCACCAAAACACGCCAAAGCGCGATAGCGCTTTCGGGGTTTGAGGCCATTACAGGGAACCGCCACATGCTCTCACGCACCGCCGATCACCTCTACTGGATGTCGCGCTACACCGAGCGGGCCGAAAACACCGCCCGCATGCTCGACGTCAATTACCAGACCTCGCTTTTGCCGCAATCGGCCGAGGTCGCCAAGTACGGCTGGCAGGGCCTGTTGTCGATCAGCGAACTGCTGCCCGCCTTCAACGAGAAGTACGACCAGATCACGCCCGACCGGGTCATGGAGTTCATGGTCAAGGACGAGTCGAATTCGTCGTCGATCCTCTCTTGCCTGCGTGCCGCGCGCGAGAACGCGCGGGCCGTTCGGGGCGCGCTCACCACCGAATCGTGGGAAACGCAGAACACCACCTGGCTCGAGGTCAATCGCATGCTGCGCGCCGGCGACTTCGAGCGCGACCCGGGGCAGTTCTTCGAGTGGGTCAAGTTCCGCTCGCATCTCTCGCGCGGCGTGACCGTGGGCACCATGCTGCAGGACGAGGCCTTTCACTTCTCGCGTCTGGGCACCTTCATCGAGCGCGCCGACAACACCGCGCGCCTGGTCGACGTGAAGTTCCACGCGCTCAACAGCGAGTTCTTCGGCACCGCCACCGAGGAGGACCAGGAGTACGACTTCTATCACTGGAGCGCGATCCTGCGCAGCGTCTCGGCCTTCGAGGTCTACCGCAAGGTATACCGCGACGTGATCAAGCCCGAGCGCGTGGCCGAGCTGCTGATCCTGCGCCCCGACATGCCGCGCTCGCTGCACGCCAGCCTGATCGAGGTGGTGAACGATCTCGAGAAAGTGAAGAACGACCAGAGCGCCGAGACCCAGCGGCGTGCCGGCAAGCTGCTCGCCGACCTGCAGTACGCCGTCGTCGACGAGATCCTCGCGACAGGACTGCACGCCTATCTCACACAGTTTCTCGACCGGGTGAACGACCTGGGGTGGCGCATCAGCCAGGACTTCCTGGTGCCGGGGCACTGAAGGGATTAATCCCAAGTCGGCGGCAGGTCCGACTGCGGTAAGGCGCAAGTCTTATCGGTTTCAACTATCGACTTCTGGAGGGGTGCCGCTCCCCCAGGCTTCGGCTATCTTCCCCGCCACACATCGCAAGGCTCGGGGAGTTGGCATTTGACGCAGCGCGCGCTGCGATGCCCTTATCGCACGGCAGCCGATCGACAAGGCCAGCGGTCCGAGCTCAAGTTGAGACCTTCCCGTTCACGCGCTACGGCACCGTGGCTGCCATCGTGCGCACGGTACCCGCCGATGCAGTGAACGAGAGCAGCGCGGCGCGATCTTTCCGGTGAAGCTGGTACTGGAGCGCAGCCATGTCGATATCGAGGCCAACCAGTCAAGCTGGGCCGGGGGGATGAATCTGATGGCGGAGATCAAGACGGGCAAGAGGCGGATCATCGAGTGAGTGCCTGCTGAGTCCCGTGCAGCACGCGGCGAGCGACAGTCTGCGGGAACGTTGAATCAATGCGAAAAGAGAAGAGGAGGTGGATATGGACGTGGGTATGGGAATGGGAGACGTTCCCCTCGGCCTCTGGCTGAGCGTCGCCGTGACGATCCTCGTCGTGGCGTGGTTTCTCGGTGAGGACGCGGCTGGGGAGCGGCGGCATCGGCAACTTGTGTGGCTGGAGATAGTTCTGTTGTGGGCTGTCGGCGTTGCGGCGGTGGCAGCGCTGTTGGGAGCGATTGGATTCGCCTTGTGGGAGTGGGTGAAGTGATCTCCCGCGGTCGAACTGATGGACCTCAACCCGGACGGCGTTCGCATCGTGCTCGGTTTGTCGCGGCACCGAGCCTCGTTCAAACCAGCGTCGCCCTCCGCACCGCTAGCTCCCAGCGCCCCATCTTCTCCTCAGCCTTCTCCCGGCTCAACGTCGGAATGAAGCGCCGCTCCACCCGCCACTGCTTCGACAGCTCTCCCGTGTCGCGGTACACGCCCGTCGAAAGCCCCGCAAGGTAGGCGGCGCCGAGCGCCGTGGTCTCGATGACCTCCGGCCGCACCACCGGAATCCCCAGCAGATCCGCCTGGAACTGCATCAGCAGGTCGTTGACGGCCGCACCACCATCCACCCGCAGTTCCGCCACCGGCTTGCCGCCCGCTGCCATGGCGTCGCGGCTCATCGCCTGCAGCAGCGCGGCGCTCTGGTAGGCGATGCTCTCCAGCGCCGCGCGCGCAATGTGCGCCACGGTCGTGCCGCGCGTCAGGCCGGTGATGGTGCCGCGCGCATCGGCGTTCCAGTAGGGCGCGCCGAGCCCGGTGAAGGCGGGCACCATCATCACGCCGCCCGCATCGGGCACGCTCTCGGCCAGCGCCTGCACCTGGGCGCTGCCCTGGATGGCTTTCAAGCCATCGCGCAGCCACTGCACCACCGCGCCGCCGACGAAGACGCTGCCCTCCATCGCGTACTGCGGTGGCATGCCGACCGTCTGTGCGGCGCTGGTCACGAGCAGGCCGTTGTGCGAAGGCTGGAAGTCGCCGCCGGTGTGCATCAGCAGAAAGCAGCCGGTGCCGTAGGTGTTCTTGGCCATGCCCGCCTCGAAGCAGGCCTGGCCGAAGAGCGCGCTCTGCTGGTCGCCGGCCACGCCGCCGATGGGCAGCGGGCAGTCGAAAAGGCCGGCATCGGTGTCGGCGAAATGCGTGCTCGACGGCTTGACCTCGGGCATCAGCGAGGCGGGGATGTCCAGCGCCTTGAGCAGGTCCGCATCCCACTGGTGCGTATGCACGTTGAAGAGCATGGTGCGCGAGGC
Protein-coding regions in this window:
- a CDS encoding alpha-E domain-containing protein; this encodes MLSRTADHLYWMSRYTERAGDMPKAFAGATDNCAKRLSCRHQNTPKRDSAFGV
- the glpK gene encoding glycerol kinase GlpK codes for the protein MTYLLALDQGTSSSRSIVFDREGRIVALAQKELTQIYPQPGWVEHDPMEIWRSQLATAHEVLAKAKLKAGDIHAIGITNQRETTVLWNRRTGQPVHHAIVWQDRRAEPLCAKLREDGMTGTIQEKTGLVIDAYFSATKLRWLLDNVPGVRAAAERGELAFGTVDSWLIWQLTGGKQHVSDVTNASRTMLFNVHTHQWDADLLKALDIPASLMPEVKPSSTHFADTDAGLFDCPLPIGGVAGDQQSALFGQACFEAGMAKNTYGTGCFLLMHTGGDFQPSHNGLLVTSAAQTVGMPPQYAMEGSVFVGGAVVQWLRDGLKAIQGSAQVQALAESVPDAGGVMMVPAFTGLGAPYWNADARGTITGLTRGTTVAHIARAALESIAYQSAALLQAMSRDAMAAGGKPVAELRVDGGAAVNDLLMQFQADLLGIPVVRPEVIETTALGAAYLAGLSTGVYRDTGELSKQWRVERRFIPTLSREKAEEKMGRWELAVRRATLV
- a CDS encoding circularly permuted type 2 ATP-grasp protein produces the protein MHKFDEMYEQLPYQGAAIRNHYKRYDQWLAKQPPDVMRSRREEAEMIFRRVGITFAVYGAKDEDGSGTERLIPFDLLPRIIPAHEWERMEKGLVQRVTALNRFLHDVYHGQEIIKAGVIPSDQIFNNAQYRPEMVGVKVPNDVYSHISGIDIVRAPDASGNGEYYVLEDNLRVPSGVSYMLENRKMMMRLFPDLFSQNRVAPVAHYPDLLLETLRASAPPATAEPTVVVLTPGMYNSAYFEHAFLAQQMGVELVEGQDLFVKDDFVYMRTTRGPRRVDVIYRRVDDDFLDPEVFRPSSTLGCAGLMRAYREGNVVICNAVGTGVADDKSIYPYVPKMIEFYLGEQPILKNVPTWVCRNKDDLDYTMAHMKDLVVKEVHGAGGYGMLIGPAATQAEIEDFKKAVLAKPDGYIAQPTLSLSTSPTYVESGIAPRHIDLRPFVLSGKEVQMVPGGLTRVALKEGSLVVNSSQGGGTKDTWILEGDRRGKPRNGDSGQAETPRKQTQTQTQSS
- a CDS encoding alpha-E domain-containing protein, yielding MLSRTADHLYWMSRYTERAENTARMLDVNYQTSLLPQSAEVAKYGWQGLLSISELLPAFNEKYDQITPDRVMEFMVKDESNSSSILSCLRAARENARAVRGALTTESWETQNTTWLEVNRMLRAGDFERDPGQFFEWVKFRSHLSRGVTVGTMLQDEAFHFSRLGTFIERADNTARLVDVKFHALNSEFFGTATEEDQEYDFYHWSAILRSVSAFEVYRKVYRDVIKPERVAELLILRPDMPRSLHASLIEVVNDLEKVKNDQSAETQRRAGKLLADLQYAVVDEILATGLHAYLTQFLDRVNDLGWRISQDFLVPGH
- a CDS encoding DNA internalization-related competence protein ComEC/Rec2; this encodes MAEAQDRGLGFFALMGGSVLGAALQLQQSALWEHAAYAGLLLVAAAGWLLLHRARWWFFPRVLLPALLLAGAMAGAGLAGWRACAHADDALDPALEGRDLALLGVVSQMPQPGDGAMRFLFDVESAAWADGAGRGLPRPPARVALGWYADNTGLWGRAPEEASRAEPVAAPGTVHAGERWRMTVRLKAPHGTLNPHGFDQELRLWEQGVQASGYVRTGARDAPPQPQGQTWLHPVERAREAVRDAVFERVAERRTAGVIAALVTGDQNAIERADWDVFRATGVAHLMSISGLHITMFAWLAAWLVGAAWRRSVRLMLWVPAPHAALVGGVLLAALYALFSGWGLPSQRTVWMLATVALLRLSGRQWPWPFVWLTTCAVVVAVDPWALMQAGFWLSFVAVGVLFATGASDEGGTGIAARLTRMAREQWAVTLALTPLSLLLFQQVSSVGLLANAIAIPWVTLVLTPLAMLGVLLPPLWDLAARAVQWLALVLQWLAELPLATLAAPAPALWASVAGVAGGVLLAMRLPWALRVQGLPLLLPALLWQAPRPPAGEFELLAADIGQGNAVLVRTATHSLLYDAGPRYSLESDAGNRVLVPLLRALGERLDTVVLSHRDSDHTGGAPAVLAMQPGAELRSSIEAGHPLRQLRPVQRCLAGQAWTWDGVRFEILHPQEADYAGVTKPNAVSCVLHIGNGRATALLTGDIERLQEAALTARAPTLHADVLLVPHHGSKTSSSATLLEAVRPRIALVQAGYRNRFGHPAAEVTARYAERGIAVVDSAHCGAARWSSAHPSAVRCERQEEQRYWHHRLP
- a CDS encoding alpha-E domain-containing protein; this encodes MLSRTADHLYWMSRYTERAGDMPKAFAGATDNCAKRLSCRHQNTPKRDSAFGV